In Synechococcus sp. KORDI-100, a single window of DNA contains:
- the glyS gene encoding glycine--tRNA ligase subunit beta, with protein sequence MTSTFLLEIGTEELPADFARLALSQLEDLVLRDLRENRLDHSSLVVTGTPRRLVVQVESLQERQADLTEERKGPPLAQAFKDGQPGPAAVGFARRCGVDPAKLEVRETPKGPCVFATVMTPGQTSRSLLQELIPRWISALQGRRFMRWGAGTQRFSRPIRWLLALQGSELIPVELPDGDPAIRSDRFTRGHRLRSGTPLEVSDADLYTSVLNAAGVVVDRHQRSVAIRTAIETEAAAIQGIPNCPESLFEELVDLVEDPQVLRGRIADRFLQLPPEVISTVMQAHQRYVPLDVPSVAPDPLRLKADEVLRPEFLLVGNGLSTSAESITRGNERVLGARLADAEFFLAVDRRQPSQERREALARVTFAEGLGSLLDRSVRIETLAEQLLATLELPEETAAAALRAAHLCKHDLVSQMVGEFPELQGLMGGKYLLEEGESRAVSLAVVEHYLPKGAGDALPSTDAGAVVALAERLELLLSIYAKGERPSGSSDPYALRRAGNGVLLILWERGWRLDLRALLQQAASRWAELFPAFEVNPDALRDDLSLLLRQRIVSQLEEDGQSPDLVQAVAGPAVADQRLLADPIDVQDRIKRLQALRDDGRLAAVQAVVQRASRLAEKGDMGNGQLTAEGVVDPALFESPSEQGMAEVLQRLQPLAVSRSYAALADALVEATPALEAFFDGEQSVMVMAEDAALRQNRLNLLAVLRNQASVLAQFELIQA encoded by the coding sequence GTGACTTCAACCTTTCTTCTGGAGATTGGAACCGAGGAACTGCCGGCAGATTTCGCCCGTCTGGCTCTGTCGCAACTGGAGGATCTTGTTCTCCGGGATCTGAGGGAGAACCGTCTTGACCACAGCAGCCTTGTGGTGACGGGAACACCAAGACGTCTGGTCGTACAGGTCGAGTCGCTGCAGGAACGCCAGGCGGATCTCACGGAGGAGCGCAAGGGGCCACCGCTGGCACAGGCCTTCAAGGACGGACAGCCCGGCCCGGCTGCCGTTGGTTTCGCCAGGCGCTGTGGCGTTGATCCAGCCAAACTGGAGGTTCGCGAGACACCGAAGGGCCCCTGCGTGTTCGCCACGGTGATGACGCCCGGGCAGACCAGTCGTTCCCTGCTTCAGGAGCTGATCCCGCGTTGGATCAGTGCCTTGCAGGGCAGGCGCTTCATGCGTTGGGGCGCGGGAACGCAACGGTTCAGCCGGCCGATCCGTTGGCTGCTGGCCTTGCAGGGCAGCGAACTGATTCCGGTGGAGCTGCCGGATGGAGATCCTGCGATTCGCAGCGATCGGTTCACCCGGGGGCATCGCCTGCGGAGCGGGACCCCTCTCGAGGTTTCGGATGCTGACCTGTACACCAGCGTCCTGAATGCTGCCGGTGTTGTAGTTGATCGCCATCAGCGCTCCGTGGCGATTCGTACGGCCATTGAGACCGAAGCCGCTGCGATCCAGGGCATTCCCAACTGCCCGGAGTCCTTGTTTGAGGAGCTTGTCGACCTTGTTGAGGATCCACAGGTCCTGCGCGGTCGCATTGCGGATCGTTTTCTTCAGCTCCCGCCGGAAGTGATCAGCACCGTGATGCAGGCCCATCAGCGCTACGTGCCTCTCGATGTGCCCTCCGTGGCGCCGGATCCGCTGCGCCTGAAGGCTGATGAGGTGCTGCGCCCGGAGTTTCTGCTGGTCGGTAACGGATTATCGACATCCGCTGAGTCGATCACCCGCGGAAACGAACGCGTGCTGGGCGCGCGGTTGGCGGATGCTGAATTCTTCCTGGCGGTGGATCGTCGACAGCCCAGTCAGGAGCGTCGTGAAGCCCTGGCGCGGGTCACATTCGCTGAAGGACTGGGAAGCCTGCTGGACCGAAGTGTTCGGATTGAGACGCTCGCCGAGCAACTTCTGGCAACGCTGGAGCTTCCCGAGGAAACCGCTGCGGCCGCCTTGCGGGCCGCCCATCTCTGCAAGCACGATCTGGTCAGTCAGATGGTGGGCGAGTTCCCCGAGCTGCAGGGGCTGATGGGCGGTAAATATCTCCTTGAGGAGGGGGAATCCCGTGCGGTGTCCCTCGCTGTTGTGGAGCACTATCTGCCCAAGGGGGCGGGTGATGCCCTGCCCAGCACCGATGCCGGCGCCGTGGTCGCTCTCGCCGAGCGTCTCGAATTGCTGCTCAGTATCTATGCCAAGGGAGAGCGCCCCAGTGGCTCCTCCGATCCCTATGCCCTGCGTCGCGCCGGTAATGGTGTCCTGCTGATTCTCTGGGAGAGAGGCTGGCGACTGGATCTACGGGCGTTGTTGCAGCAGGCTGCCAGCCGCTGGGCTGAGCTTTTCCCGGCCTTTGAGGTCAACCCCGATGCGTTGCGAGACGATCTGTCCCTGCTGCTGCGGCAGCGGATCGTCTCCCAGCTCGAAGAGGACGGTCAGTCTCCGGATCTGGTTCAGGCTGTTGCGGGGCCGGCCGTGGCCGATCAACGCCTGCTCGCAGACCCGATTGATGTACAGGACCGGATCAAACGTCTCCAGGCCCTGCGTGATGACGGTCGTCTGGCGGCTGTCCAGGCCGTGGTGCAGCGGGCATCGCGGCTGGCAGAGAAAGGGGATATGGGGAACGGTCAACTCACAGCTGAGGGTGTGGTTGATCCAGCCTTGTTCGAATCTCCCAGTGAACAGGGCATGGCTGAAGTGCTTCAGCGCCTGCAACCCCTGGCGGTGTCTCGCTCCTATGCGGCACTGGCCGATGCCCTTGTTGAGGCCACACCGGCGCTCGAGGCTTTTTTCGATGGAGAGCAGAGCGTCATGGTGATGGCCGAGGACGCGGCGTTACGTCAGAACCGGCTGAATCTCCTGGCTGTGCTGCGCAACCAGGCCTCGGTTCTGGCTCAGTTTGAACTGATCCAGGCCTGA
- a CDS encoding NADPH-dependent assimilatory sulfite reductase hemoprotein subunit, translating to MADLDGPSPATESIDTALSKAERRKLLSGHLREPLLTELHNNEIRFSEDAVQLLKFHGSYQQNHRELRKTDKVRCWQMMLRLRNPGGRVPAQLFMALDDLSNEIGDGTLRTTTRQAFQMHGIPKANLKQVIGTIVENLGSTLAACGDINRNVMAPPAPFEKGGYPVARQLADEIADLLSPEAAEGSYLDLWVDGDLSYRFKPTRPVRKARLRQSDKGVFSNSTAEPLYGDTYLPRKFKVAVTVPGDNSVDLLTQDIGLVVFTDPSGELRGCNVYVGGGMGRTHNQDDTFARLAEPLGYVEASELFDLLQSIMAVQRDFGDREVRKHARLKYLMHNRGMAWFKQTLKEHYFKGKLKGLRNEPKAKLMDYLGWHRQKAGHWFVGLHLTCGRLEGEMKAGLRRIVETYQLEIRLTANQDLLLCNIGTAQRAGIREDLAAIGFEVPDAPAPLARHAIACPALPTCGLAITEAERALPSVLNRLEQQLERLDIEKPVLIRMTGCPNGCARPYMAEIGLVGSGVNQYQLWLGGTPNLQRLAQPFIQRMPLDDLETTLEPLLLSWKQAGGRRSLGDHVHKLGDQAVSALLGAPA from the coding sequence GTGGCAGACCTTGACGGTCCATCGCCGGCGACCGAATCCATCGATACCGCGCTCTCGAAAGCGGAACGGCGCAAGCTGTTGAGCGGGCACCTCAGGGAACCCCTCCTGACAGAGCTCCACAACAACGAAATCCGTTTCAGCGAGGATGCTGTTCAGCTGCTGAAGTTCCATGGCAGCTACCAGCAGAACCACCGCGAGCTGCGCAAGACCGACAAGGTGCGCTGCTGGCAGATGATGCTGCGACTGCGCAACCCGGGTGGACGCGTTCCTGCCCAGCTGTTCATGGCACTCGATGATCTCTCCAACGAGATCGGCGACGGAACGCTGAGAACTACAACGCGCCAGGCGTTTCAGATGCATGGCATCCCGAAGGCCAACCTCAAGCAGGTGATCGGGACGATTGTTGAAAATCTGGGATCGACCCTGGCCGCCTGCGGTGACATCAACCGCAATGTGATGGCCCCACCCGCACCGTTCGAAAAGGGTGGCTACCCCGTCGCACGCCAGCTGGCCGACGAGATCGCCGACCTGCTGAGTCCCGAAGCTGCGGAAGGGTCCTACCTCGATCTCTGGGTGGATGGCGATCTCAGCTACCGCTTCAAACCGACACGCCCCGTCCGCAAAGCTCGTCTACGGCAAAGCGACAAGGGTGTGTTCTCCAACAGCACAGCCGAACCGCTTTACGGAGACACCTACCTCCCGCGCAAATTCAAGGTGGCCGTGACGGTGCCGGGGGACAACTCCGTTGACCTGCTGACCCAGGACATCGGCCTTGTGGTGTTCACGGATCCTTCCGGCGAACTGCGCGGCTGCAACGTCTACGTCGGCGGGGGCATGGGTCGTACCCACAACCAGGACGACACCTTCGCGCGCCTCGCCGAACCACTGGGATACGTCGAGGCTTCAGAGCTGTTCGATCTTCTCCAGTCGATCATGGCGGTGCAACGCGACTTCGGCGATCGGGAGGTGCGTAAGCACGCCAGGCTCAAATATCTGATGCACAACCGGGGCATGGCCTGGTTCAAGCAGACGCTCAAGGAGCACTACTTCAAGGGAAAGCTCAAGGGTCTGCGCAACGAGCCCAAGGCCAAGTTGATGGACTACCTCGGATGGCATCGCCAAAAAGCCGGCCACTGGTTCGTTGGTCTTCATCTGACCTGCGGACGGCTCGAGGGGGAGATGAAGGCGGGACTCCGTCGCATCGTCGAGACCTATCAACTCGAAATTCGTCTGACAGCCAATCAGGACCTGCTGCTCTGCAACATCGGTACAGCCCAGCGCGCCGGCATCCGTGAGGACCTCGCTGCCATCGGCTTCGAGGTCCCCGATGCACCGGCTCCCCTGGCTAGGCACGCCATCGCCTGTCCAGCGTTACCAACCTGTGGATTGGCGATCACGGAAGCGGAACGTGCACTCCCCTCTGTGCTGAACCGTCTCGAGCAACAGCTGGAACGGCTGGACATCGAAAAGCCCGTGCTGATCAGGATGACGGGCTGCCCCAACGGTTGTGCCAGGCCCTACATGGCCGAAATCGGCCTGGTGGGCAGCGGCGTGAATCAATACCAGCTGTGGCTGGGTGGCACCCCCAACCTTCAGCGCCTGGCGCAGCCGTTCATCCAGCGGATGCCCCTCGACGATCTCGAGACAACGCTTGAGCCGCTTCTGCTCAGCTGGAAGCAAGCCGGCGGCCGCCGCAGCCTCGGCGACCATGTGCACAAGCTTGGGGATCAGGCGGTCTCCGCGCTGCTGGGAGCACCGGCGTAA
- a CDS encoding M15 family metallopeptidase has translation MRPWNDRPIVDCREPLQPLPPSLLRLQPHPYVQAGAPYGPGSDPFRLRSGVIKRLLMVQQRLQQQHPDLQLAIFDAWRPIAVQRYMVAYAISEECERRGLNRADPAQATAVQAVVDDVGRFWAPPNSDPTMPPPHSTGAAVDLTLANRTPGQPLEMGGAIDAIGEISHPDHYGEAAKQHPDSEQAVWHERRELLRQVMHAAGFEQHPNEWWHFSHGDQLWAWRCGAERAIYAGAPSSAETA, from the coding sequence GTGCGACCCTGGAATGACCGGCCGATCGTGGACTGTCGGGAGCCGCTCCAACCACTGCCGCCGTCCTTGCTGAGGCTGCAGCCCCACCCCTATGTCCAGGCTGGTGCTCCCTATGGACCGGGGTCGGATCCCTTTCGGCTGCGCAGCGGCGTCATCAAGCGGCTTCTGATGGTGCAACAGCGGCTTCAGCAACAACACCCCGACCTGCAGCTGGCGATTTTCGATGCCTGGCGGCCGATCGCCGTTCAGCGCTACATGGTCGCCTACGCCATCAGCGAGGAGTGTGAGCGTCGTGGTCTGAACCGGGCGGATCCGGCTCAGGCGACAGCGGTGCAGGCCGTGGTGGACGACGTGGGGCGCTTCTGGGCTCCCCCCAATTCAGATCCAACCATGCCCCCGCCGCACAGCACTGGTGCTGCAGTGGATCTGACCCTGGCCAACCGCACTCCCGGCCAGCCCCTCGAGATGGGTGGGGCGATCGACGCGATTGGTGAGATTTCCCATCCCGATCACTACGGTGAAGCAGCAAAGCAACACCCCGACTCCGAGCAGGCTGTCTGGCATGAACGCAGGGAGTTGCTCCGACAGGTGATGCATGCAGCTGGATTTGAACAACACCCCAACGAGTGGTGGCACTTCAGCCATGGTGATCAGCTGTGGGCCTGGCGGTGCGGAGCTGAACGGGCGATTTACGCCGGTGCTCCCAGCAGCGCGGAGACCGCCTGA
- the recG gene encoding ATP-dependent DNA helicase RecG — translation MRPLQQALRVEMERDCPDVQGRQQRFHQFLQQQLSEAPAVPLPVGSRERLQRLCDQFADYSSLTAPARRRLVTDTRQWLHELRCRLEPSAPMAPPRLRLQSRDSASTASSPTSAQASLSLDSPLTAVRGVGPKFAARLASMGLFVIQDLLRHYPRDHVDYSARRRIEALVAGETATIVATVRRCGGFVSPRNPNLAILELHLQDPTGRLRVSRFLAGKRFSSQAYLKGQQRLYPTGCTVAVSGLVKDAGYGLTFQDPLIEVLESSNAPVKSRSIGRLLAVYPLTEGVGADRFRALIEQVLPLATTSPDPLSDQERSAHQLLPLGEALRALHCPKDREELDQARRRLVFDEFLLLQLGLLRRRGELRSRPAPQLDLSVMTEGLVGRFLALLPFDFTDAQRRVSTEIAADLQRSEPMARLVQGDVGSGKTVVAIAALLSTIEAGWQGALMAPTEVLAEQHYRNLCHWLPQLNVTVELLTGSTPRPRRRQLLDDLANGSLNVLVGTHALLEDPVVFSRLGLVVVDEQHRFGVHQRDRLLNKGLQPHLLTMTATPIPRTLALSVHGDLDVSQIDELPPGRTPIRTTMLGSARREKAFELIRSEVEKGQRAYVVLPLVEESEKLELRSAVDVHAELASEVFPDLTVGLLHGRLSSADKQSVLRDFASGNSQVLVSTTVVEVGVDVPEASVMVIDHADRFGLAQLHQLRGRVGRGAAASHCVLINGSSNAQARQRLDVLVRSTDGFEIAEMDLRLRGPGQVLGTRQSGLPDLALASLADDAAVLEDARAGAKSILKQDPALEAHPLLARLLDRQQQQLSGAAPLN, via the coding sequence ATGAGGCCGTTGCAGCAGGCTCTGCGGGTCGAGATGGAGCGTGACTGTCCTGATGTGCAGGGACGTCAGCAGCGTTTTCATCAGTTTCTTCAGCAGCAGCTCAGTGAGGCTCCGGCGGTGCCTCTGCCGGTTGGCAGTCGCGAACGACTTCAGAGGCTGTGTGATCAGTTTGCGGACTACTCCTCTCTGACGGCTCCGGCCCGTCGTCGCCTGGTGACGGACACGCGCCAGTGGCTGCATGAGCTGCGCTGTCGGCTCGAGCCCTCGGCTCCGATGGCCCCGCCCCGGCTGCGTCTCCAGTCCAGAGACTCAGCATCAACAGCCTCATCTCCAACATCGGCGCAGGCGTCTCTGTCCCTGGACAGTCCGCTGACTGCCGTGCGTGGCGTCGGACCGAAGTTCGCCGCCCGTCTGGCCTCCATGGGCCTTTTCGTGATTCAGGATCTGCTGCGTCACTACCCGCGGGACCACGTCGACTATTCCGCCCGTCGCCGCATTGAGGCGCTCGTCGCTGGAGAAACCGCAACGATCGTGGCGACGGTCCGCCGCTGCGGCGGGTTCGTCAGCCCCCGCAATCCCAACCTGGCGATTTTGGAGCTGCATCTTCAGGATCCCACCGGGCGACTTCGGGTCAGTCGCTTTCTCGCTGGTAAACGCTTCAGCTCTCAGGCCTATCTCAAGGGGCAGCAGCGGCTCTATCCGACAGGGTGTACCGTGGCGGTGAGTGGTCTGGTGAAGGACGCTGGCTATGGGCTCACCTTTCAGGATCCGTTGATCGAGGTGCTTGAGAGCTCCAATGCGCCGGTGAAGTCCCGCAGCATCGGACGACTCCTGGCCGTTTATCCCCTGACGGAGGGCGTTGGTGCCGATCGTTTCCGTGCCTTGATCGAGCAGGTCCTGCCCCTGGCCACGACATCTCCAGACCCGCTTTCGGATCAGGAGCGGTCCGCTCATCAACTCCTGCCGCTTGGAGAGGCTCTGCGGGCTCTGCATTGCCCCAAGGATCGTGAGGAACTCGACCAGGCGCGCCGCCGGCTTGTGTTCGATGAATTTCTGCTGTTGCAACTCGGTCTGCTGCGGCGCCGCGGAGAACTCCGTTCCAGGCCGGCACCACAGCTTGATCTCTCCGTGATGACAGAGGGTCTTGTGGGGCGCTTTCTCGCGCTGCTGCCGTTCGATTTCACGGACGCTCAGCGACGGGTTTCGACGGAGATCGCGGCTGATCTGCAGCGGTCTGAGCCGATGGCACGCCTGGTTCAGGGGGATGTGGGATCCGGCAAGACGGTTGTTGCGATTGCAGCCCTGCTCAGCACGATCGAGGCTGGCTGGCAGGGTGCCCTGATGGCTCCGACCGAGGTTCTCGCGGAGCAGCACTACCGCAATCTCTGCCATTGGCTGCCCCAGCTGAATGTGACCGTCGAGCTGTTGACCGGTTCAACCCCGCGGCCGCGGCGACGACAGCTCCTCGATGATCTCGCCAACGGATCCCTCAACGTTCTCGTCGGCACCCATGCCCTGCTTGAGGATCCCGTGGTGTTTTCGCGACTGGGGCTTGTGGTGGTCGATGAACAGCACCGCTTCGGGGTGCATCAACGGGACCGGCTGCTGAACAAAGGGCTTCAGCCCCATCTGCTAACGATGACGGCGACACCGATCCCCCGGACGCTGGCGTTGTCCGTGCATGGCGATCTGGATGTCAGTCAGATCGATGAGCTTCCGCCAGGTCGGACCCCGATCCGAACCACCATGCTCGGGTCGGCTCGCCGCGAGAAAGCCTTTGAGCTGATCCGATCGGAAGTGGAGAAAGGGCAGCGCGCCTATGTCGTTCTGCCGTTGGTGGAGGAATCCGAAAAGCTTGAGTTGCGATCCGCCGTTGATGTCCATGCCGAACTGGCCTCCGAGGTGTTCCCCGACCTGACGGTCGGACTGCTGCATGGTCGGCTCAGCAGTGCTGACAAGCAGTCGGTGCTGCGGGATTTTGCGAGCGGCAACAGCCAGGTTCTCGTCTCCACCACAGTGGTTGAAGTGGGTGTGGATGTCCCGGAAGCAAGCGTGATGGTGATTGATCATGCAGACCGCTTCGGGTTGGCGCAGCTCCATCAGTTGCGGGGTAGGGTTGGCCGTGGAGCGGCGGCGTCCCACTGCGTTCTGATCAACGGCAGTTCCAACGCGCAGGCCCGCCAACGCCTCGATGTGCTGGTGCGATCCACCGATGGCTTCGAAATCGCTGAAATGGATCTGCGGCTGCGCGGTCCCGGTCAGGTTCTGGGAACCCGTCAGTCGGGACTGCCTGATCTGGCCCTGGCCAGCCTCGCGGACGATGCCGCTGTGCTGGAGGATGCTCGGGCCGGGGCCAAGTCGATCCTGAAACAGGATCCTGCACTGGAGGCTCATCCGTTGCTGGCTCGCCTGCTCGATCGTCAGCAGCAGCAGCTCAGTGGTGCCGCGCCGCTGAACTGA